A window from Candidatus Nitrospira neomarina encodes these proteins:
- the mtgA gene encoding monofunctional biosynthetic peptidoglycan transglycosylase has protein sequence MKRSRSKATKTRRPKPLWNIGSQRKPRVRRFRWIRIIPFKAIFIILGLYVLFEILTFPFLSIARLPTENPTESALMRQRIDEAHAQGTTLKIDYRWTPLSSIPRHVRMAILVSEDGAFYSHTGVDWHEVLESIETNLEKGRIVRGGSTITQQLAKNLYLSTSRDPIRKGKELLITWILESTLSKKRILELYLNIIEWGPGVFGIEAAAQRYFHKPASRLSMDEGARLAAVIPSPLRHQPTETTSYVEKKKELILRRMSVR, from the coding sequence ATGAAGCGATCAAGGTCGAAAGCCACAAAAACCCGTCGCCCAAAACCTCTCTGGAATATCGGTTCGCAGAGAAAGCCTCGTGTTCGGCGATTCCGGTGGATTCGTATCATTCCATTTAAAGCGATATTTATTATTCTCGGCCTTTATGTGTTATTTGAGATTCTCACCTTTCCGTTTCTCTCGATCGCCCGGTTGCCCACGGAAAATCCCACAGAGTCCGCGTTGATGCGGCAACGCATCGACGAAGCACATGCTCAAGGCACCACGCTGAAAATCGATTACCGATGGACGCCGCTCTCAAGCATTCCGCGTCACGTTCGTATGGCCATTCTGGTATCCGAGGATGGAGCATTTTATTCTCATACCGGCGTGGATTGGCATGAGGTCCTGGAATCTATTGAAACCAATTTGGAGAAAGGACGGATTGTTCGGGGGGGCTCAACCATAACCCAGCAATTGGCCAAGAACTTATACCTCTCGACCTCCAGGGATCCGATTCGCAAAGGTAAAGAACTTCTCATTACCTGGATATTGGAATCGACCTTGAGTAAAAAACGTATCCTTGAACTCTACCTCAATATCATTGAATGGGGACCAGGCGTGTTTGGCATTGAAGCCGCTGCTCAACGCTATTTCCATAAACCGGCCTCGCGGCTTTCTATGGATGAGGGCGCCCGCCTGGCAGCGGTTATTCCCAGCCCCCTTCGGCACCAACCCACGGAGACCACATCATACGTGGAAAAGAAAAAAGAACTCATCCTCCGTCGTATGTCAGTGCGATAA
- a CDS encoding Txe/YoeB family addiction module toxin yields the protein MKLIFADEGWEDYLYWQKQDKRMVERINKLIRETQRDPFTGIGKPEPLKHALSGFWSRRITDEHRMVYRIEGDALLIAQLRFHY from the coding sequence GTGAAGCTGATATTTGCTGACGAAGGATGGGAAGACTATCTCTATTGGCAGAAGCAGGACAAACGCATGGTCGAACGAATCAACAAATTAATACGGGAGACACAACGCGATCCCTTCACAGGTATAGGTAAACCCGAACCATTGAAGCATGCACTTTCAGGATTCTGGTCCCGCCGCATAACTGATGAGCATCGCATGGTCTATCGAATAGAGGGAGACGCACTCTTAATCGCCCAGTTGCGCTTCCACTACTAA
- a CDS encoding type II toxin-antitoxin system Phd/YefM family antitoxin encodes MDAVTYTTIRANLASAMDRVCNDHEPLIITRNGEQSVVMLSLEDYKALEETAYLLRTPANAKRLLSAAAQLNAGKGVERKLAK; translated from the coding sequence ATGGATGCCGTGACGTATACTACTATTCGTGCAAACCTGGCCAGTGCCATGGACCGAGTGTGCAACGACCATGAACCTTTGATCATCACCCGCAACGGAGAGCAGTCTGTCGTGATGCTTTCGCTCGAAGATTATAAGGCGTTAGAGGAAACCGCCTATCTCTTGCGTACGCCCGCCAACGCCAAACGCCTCCTTTCGGCCGCCGCCCAATTGAACGCCGGCAAGGGCGTTGAGCGGAAGTTGGCCAAGTGA
- a CDS encoding hemopexin repeat-containing protein → MRMSREIFLSTLCGMLIAVSFCGTVDVWAQLTGSGKLVPVVWNNGKVYFFQGSEYARYDIAQDRADSDDGSGNAYPRPIRNIWPGLFEENMDAAVFWPAPPPGGAEIKTVAYFFKGHQFMRYDVDADRADAADGAGRAYPQPISLKWPGIWTDRVDAVVVWPVPRSGRTVAYFFRDDQYIRFDVKRHRADPGYPKPIAGNWPNFKFPGGIDGAVAWPTEIEGKSVVYFFKGNQYMRYDVVADRADDQSGGGFGYPAPVAGNWPGLLTTPGGTDVLAAFARECDQAIGVSVPDFDVDSPLGTTVPTDHLTPATATYPDGTCDRPNVLNGKCDRGSRFRVLINTPDAYVVAHARKMGLSQGQYGDVAIIQHNKVNGKTCFYQGALEEGFHLSHDGKVKAPSKGVGNPAFWMTPSQIVNSKFPCVSCHDNGPIIRSPYLAQISGPNQLPGTGDITFNSDPEPYSFVGADFASWKAYKVEVSDNQCNGCHRMGVNNVSNTGIVGNNGTALDLGIKATARSQDNKHPHSATSPIWMTPGQITFDQGTADAALAIKQCAEQFRPGMPFLPDSPSCKITQFTTP, encoded by the coding sequence ATGAGAATGTCTCGTGAAATTTTCCTGTCAACGCTCTGCGGAATGCTCATCGCGGTGAGTTTCTGTGGGACAGTGGACGTTTGGGCTCAGTTGACCGGTTCAGGAAAACTGGTGCCGGTGGTCTGGAATAACGGCAAGGTCTATTTCTTCCAGGGAAGTGAATATGCCCGATACGACATCGCCCAAGACAGGGCGGACAGTGACGATGGCAGTGGCAATGCGTACCCTCGCCCCATCCGGAACATCTGGCCTGGACTTTTTGAGGAGAACATGGACGCGGCAGTCTTCTGGCCTGCGCCGCCTCCGGGGGGAGCAGAAATCAAGACGGTCGCCTACTTCTTCAAAGGCCATCAGTTCATGAGGTATGACGTGGATGCTGATCGGGCTGATGCGGCGGATGGCGCCGGCCGGGCCTACCCTCAGCCGATCTCATTGAAGTGGCCTGGGATCTGGACAGATCGGGTGGATGCCGTTGTGGTTTGGCCTGTCCCGAGAAGCGGCAGGACCGTCGCGTACTTTTTCCGGGATGATCAGTACATCCGCTTTGATGTGAAGAGACATCGGGCTGACCCGGGCTACCCGAAGCCCATTGCGGGCAATTGGCCAAATTTCAAGTTTCCAGGTGGAATCGACGGTGCGGTGGCCTGGCCTACGGAGATCGAGGGGAAGTCGGTTGTCTATTTCTTTAAGGGCAATCAGTATATGCGGTATGACGTTGTGGCTGATCGTGCCGACGATCAAAGTGGGGGAGGATTCGGCTATCCTGCGCCTGTTGCCGGGAATTGGCCAGGCCTCCTAACCACACCGGGAGGAACGGATGTCCTTGCAGCCTTTGCCAGGGAATGCGATCAGGCCATCGGCGTGTCTGTTCCCGATTTTGATGTCGATAGCCCTTTGGGGACAACGGTTCCAACCGATCATCTCACTCCGGCTACCGCGACCTATCCAGACGGAACCTGTGATCGTCCGAACGTGCTAAACGGAAAATGCGATCGTGGGAGCCGTTTTCGGGTGCTGATCAATACGCCAGACGCCTATGTGGTGGCGCATGCTCGAAAGATGGGCCTATCCCAAGGGCAGTATGGCGACGTGGCAATCATCCAGCACAATAAAGTCAATGGCAAAACGTGTTTCTATCAGGGGGCACTGGAAGAAGGCTTTCACTTGAGCCATGATGGGAAGGTCAAGGCGCCTTCCAAGGGGGTGGGCAATCCAGCTTTCTGGATGACACCCTCACAAATTGTCAACAGCAAATTCCCCTGTGTCAGTTGCCATGACAATGGGCCAATCATCCGATCCCCGTATCTCGCCCAGATATCAGGCCCTAACCAGCTGCCCGGTACGGGTGATATCACCTTCAACAGCGACCCCGAGCCCTATTCCTTTGTCGGCGCTGATTTCGCCTCGTGGAAAGCCTATAAGGTCGAGGTCAGCGACAATCAATGCAACGGCTGTCATCGCATGGGGGTCAACAACGTGAGTAACACCGGCATCGTCGGGAACAATGGCACGGCGCTTGATTTAGGTATCAAGGCCACAGCCCGTTCACAGGATAATAAGCATCCACACTCCGCCACATCGCCGATCTGGATGACGCCCGGGCAGATCACCTTTGACCAAGGGACTGCTGATGCTGCACTGGCAATCAAGCAATGCGCCGAGCAGTTCCGTCCAGGAATGCCCTTTCTACCCGATTCACCAAGCTGTAAAATTACGCAATTTACGACACCATAG
- a CDS encoding DEAD/DEAH box helicase has product MKFAKYPISEALKNNLSRLGFVKTTDIQFKAMPSIMAGEDVLAIAQTGTGKTAAFAIPIINQIDQWKRSQRSNGIQCIVMVPTHELAMQIGEVFAQLSKQTKVKAFAMYGGVEQDPQIQTLQNGIDVLIATPGRLFDLISQGYVLLDRLQTLVLDEADHMLDLGFIGDIHAIKKKLPHNHQTLFFSATINAEIKKLAYSQVRHSAIRIQISPDNRVSKNVSHYVMFVEMDDKRFFLERFLSDNPESRVIVFVRTRVRAERVAKAMGRVGRETLTIHGEKDQRDRTAVMNAFKSGACQVLIATDVSARGIDIPDVHYVLNYDLPDKAENYVHRVGRTGRGVKKGIAISFCSKEEKVRLEEIQAFLDQEIDVVKITKKDYAFTVTHPSGELSLEELIKEIEEEEENKKKKTRKPQKRKK; this is encoded by the coding sequence ATGAAGTTTGCAAAATATCCCATTTCAGAAGCTTTGAAAAACAACCTGTCGCGACTCGGATTTGTGAAAACCACGGACATCCAATTTAAAGCCATGCCCTCGATCATGGCGGGGGAAGATGTTCTGGCCATCGCCCAAACAGGAACGGGGAAAACGGCAGCATTTGCCATCCCGATCATCAATCAGATTGACCAGTGGAAAAGGAGTCAACGCTCCAATGGGATCCAATGTATTGTCATGGTTCCGACGCACGAACTGGCGATGCAGATTGGAGAAGTCTTTGCCCAGCTTTCTAAACAGACCAAGGTCAAGGCATTTGCCATGTATGGGGGCGTGGAGCAGGACCCGCAGATACAAACACTTCAGAATGGCATTGATGTGCTCATTGCAACACCCGGCCGGCTGTTTGATCTGATCAGTCAGGGGTATGTTCTGCTGGACCGGCTCCAAACCCTTGTGCTGGATGAAGCTGATCACATGCTGGATCTCGGATTTATTGGTGATATTCATGCGATCAAAAAAAAGCTGCCCCACAACCATCAAACGCTCTTTTTTTCGGCAACCATTAATGCCGAGATCAAAAAACTGGCGTATTCTCAGGTGAGACATTCGGCTATCCGGATTCAAATCTCGCCGGACAATCGTGTCTCTAAAAATGTCTCTCACTATGTGATGTTCGTTGAAATGGATGATAAACGGTTTTTCCTGGAGCGGTTCCTGTCCGATAATCCTGAAAGCCGGGTCATCGTGTTTGTCCGGACGCGGGTGCGCGCTGAACGGGTTGCCAAGGCGATGGGTCGTGTCGGAAGAGAAACGCTGACCATTCATGGGGAAAAAGATCAGCGTGACCGGACAGCGGTCATGAACGCTTTTAAATCAGGGGCTTGTCAGGTTTTAATCGCCACAGATGTCAGCGCACGCGGAATCGACATTCCGGATGTTCATTATGTGTTGAACTATGACCTGCCGGATAAGGCAGAAAACTACGTGCATCGTGTGGGTAGAACCGGGCGTGGCGTCAAAAAGGGGATTGCGATTTCTTTCTGCAGCAAAGAAGAAAAGGTCCGACTTGAGGAGATTCAGGCGTTTTTAGATCAAGAGATCGATGTCGTCAAAATTACAAAAAAGGATTATGCCTTTACGGTGACACATCCCAGCGGGGAACTCAGCTTGGAAGAGCTGATAAAAGAAATTGAGGAGGAAGAGGAAAATAAAAAAAAGAAAACAAGAAAACCTCAAAAGAGAAAAAAGTAG
- a CDS encoding efflux RND transporter permease subunit, with protein MEPNPSWSPPQRESGPLAWMVHNRVTPNLLMLTLLLGGLFMASHIKQEVFPEFEEDTVTITVPFPGASPEEVEHGVILAIEEGVRGLEGVNEIRATAAENQGTVVVELLAKSNNQKVYQDIQQAVSRIVTFPEDTEKPRVTLDTRRRDVLTLQLYGDVSEWTLREVAEQVRDRLLQEPGITQVDLEGARAYEIHVEVPQEDLRAYGLTLEDIAQTIAATALDRSGGSVETSSGEILLRVQERRDWASDFADIPIIANQTGTLLRLGDIAHVSEGFQESETYATFNGARAIGIEIYRVGDQTPIGVSESARAAMARIIPDLPDSIHYTILKDRSEIYYQRLTLLLKNGFLGLLLVLAILTLFLEYKLAFWVTVGIPTSFLGAMLFLPAMDVSINMVSLFAFIIALGIVVDDAIIAGENIYEYRQRGKSFSEAAILGARDIAIPISFSILTNIVAFLPLMFMPGSFGKIWAVIPVVVSTAFIISWVEALFVLPAHLAHSGTNPTGTIGRTLHHTQQRFSAWFSRFVERTYGPFLRRAITHRYLTIAIGFGIFAIVLAYPFSGRMGFILMPTVEADFAKATAALPFGSPPEEMIRVRDGLIRSVQEVIDQYPGQHITNGTFALVLENTIDVRAYLPDANHRPLSTSELTTLWREHTPDFPGVEYLRFEADSGGPGRGAGISVELSHRNIAMLDKASTDLADRLAEFGSVKDVDDGYYPGKPQLDFRIKEEARSLGLTAGDIASQARNAFYGSEALRQQRGRNEIKVLVRFPESERSSEYHVENLVIRTPAGPHVPLYQVATVEKGRAFREITRRDGHRTVTVTANVQPAKETNLVLNKLKSDVLPALLRDYPGLSYSFEGRQADMRDALQSFLYSSTLALILIYVLLAVPFRSYLQPAIVMTSIPFGLVGAVIGHMIMGYNISIISMMGIIALGGVVVNDSLIMIDYANTRRREGHNAFEAICQAGIRRFRPILLTTLTTFGGLGPMIFETSRQARFMIPMAISLGFGILFATAIMLVLIPCLYLVVEDVLGMFTVTVNSPSPVKVPNEPEAIVAE; from the coding sequence ATGGAACCTAACCCTTCCTGGTCTCCACCTCAGCGGGAATCCGGCCCTCTGGCCTGGATGGTGCACAACCGGGTCACGCCCAACCTGCTCATGTTGACGTTACTTTTGGGTGGACTGTTTATGGCCTCCCACATAAAGCAGGAGGTCTTTCCCGAATTTGAAGAAGACACCGTCACCATCACCGTTCCGTTTCCGGGCGCGAGTCCCGAAGAAGTCGAACACGGGGTGATCCTGGCGATCGAGGAAGGGGTGCGTGGTCTGGAGGGCGTAAACGAGATCCGGGCCACGGCCGCGGAAAATCAGGGAACGGTCGTCGTCGAACTCCTGGCCAAGTCCAACAATCAAAAAGTCTATCAGGACATTCAGCAGGCGGTCAGCCGCATCGTCACCTTTCCCGAAGATACGGAAAAGCCGCGTGTGACCTTGGACACCCGTCGTCGCGACGTCCTGACGCTTCAGTTGTATGGCGACGTCTCGGAATGGACGCTTCGTGAAGTCGCCGAGCAGGTTCGGGACCGTCTCTTACAAGAACCCGGGATTACGCAAGTCGACCTTGAAGGCGCGCGGGCATATGAAATTCATGTGGAGGTGCCTCAAGAAGACCTCCGGGCCTATGGACTGACATTGGAGGACATCGCACAAACCATAGCCGCGACCGCACTTGATCGATCGGGTGGAAGCGTGGAAACCTCCAGTGGCGAAATCCTATTGCGGGTACAGGAACGACGTGATTGGGCATCAGACTTTGCCGACATTCCTATCATTGCCAACCAAACGGGAACGCTCTTGCGTCTGGGAGATATCGCCCACGTGTCGGAAGGATTCCAGGAAAGCGAAACGTATGCCACATTTAACGGCGCACGTGCCATTGGCATCGAAATTTATCGAGTGGGAGATCAAACTCCGATCGGTGTGTCGGAAAGCGCACGCGCGGCGATGGCCCGTATTATTCCTGATCTGCCGGACTCCATCCATTACACCATTCTCAAAGACCGGTCGGAAATCTATTATCAACGCCTGACGCTTCTGCTGAAGAATGGATTTCTCGGATTGTTACTGGTCCTGGCTATCCTCACCCTGTTTTTGGAATACAAACTGGCGTTCTGGGTGACGGTGGGAATCCCGACGTCATTTTTAGGGGCCATGCTCTTTCTGCCGGCCATGGACGTGTCTATCAATATGGTCTCCCTCTTTGCATTCATTATTGCGCTCGGGATTGTCGTGGATGATGCCATTATTGCCGGAGAAAACATTTATGAATACCGGCAACGCGGCAAATCCTTCAGTGAAGCAGCCATCCTGGGAGCACGGGATATTGCCATTCCCATCAGCTTCAGCATTCTGACGAATATCGTGGCCTTCCTGCCGCTGATGTTTATGCCCGGATCCTTCGGGAAAATCTGGGCTGTGATTCCCGTCGTGGTCTCGACCGCCTTCATTATTTCCTGGGTCGAAGCCTTATTCGTCCTTCCAGCCCATCTGGCACATTCCGGTACCAATCCGACCGGCACGATCGGCAGAACCCTGCATCACACCCAACAACGGTTCAGTGCATGGTTTTCCCGATTCGTCGAACGGACCTACGGTCCTTTTCTCCGCCGGGCCATTACTCACCGCTACTTGACGATTGCCATCGGGTTCGGGATTTTTGCCATCGTCCTGGCCTATCCATTTAGCGGACGCATGGGCTTTATTCTCATGCCCACCGTTGAGGCTGATTTTGCCAAGGCCACAGCCGCGCTTCCTTTTGGAAGTCCTCCCGAGGAAATGATCCGGGTCCGGGACGGGTTGATCCGTTCCGTGCAAGAGGTGATCGACCAGTATCCGGGACAACATATTACCAACGGCACCTTTGCGCTGGTGCTGGAAAACACCATCGACGTTCGCGCCTATTTGCCGGATGCGAATCATCGTCCGCTCAGCACCAGCGAATTGACCACACTCTGGAGGGAACACACTCCGGATTTCCCGGGAGTGGAATACCTGCGGTTTGAAGCGGATAGCGGGGGACCCGGGCGCGGTGCCGGGATCAGTGTTGAACTCAGCCATCGGAATATTGCCATGCTCGATAAGGCGAGCACCGATTTGGCCGACCGTCTGGCTGAATTCGGCAGTGTGAAAGACGTGGACGACGGGTATTATCCAGGAAAACCCCAACTGGACTTTCGCATCAAAGAGGAGGCCCGCAGCCTCGGCCTCACCGCCGGAGATATCGCCAGCCAAGCCCGCAACGCGTTTTACGGATCGGAAGCCCTTCGCCAGCAACGAGGGCGAAACGAGATCAAAGTACTGGTGCGATTCCCGGAGTCGGAGCGCTCGAGCGAATACCACGTGGAAAATCTGGTGATTCGAACGCCTGCCGGTCCACACGTGCCGTTGTATCAGGTTGCGACGGTCGAAAAAGGCCGGGCGTTTCGGGAAATCACCCGTCGGGACGGACACCGCACCGTAACCGTTACCGCGAATGTCCAACCCGCAAAGGAAACCAACCTTGTCCTGAATAAACTGAAAAGCGACGTGCTTCCGGCCCTGCTTCGTGATTATCCCGGCCTCAGTTACAGCTTCGAAGGACGCCAGGCCGATATGCGAGATGCGCTTCAGAGTTTTCTCTATAGTTCGACACTGGCATTGATCCTGATTTATGTGTTGCTTGCCGTGCCGTTTCGAAGTTACCTTCAACCGGCCATTGTGATGACATCCATTCCGTTCGGATTGGTTGGTGCGGTGATCGGGCATATGATCATGGGTTACAACATCAGCATCATCAGTATGATGGGGATCATTGCGCTTGGCGGAGTGGTCGTCAATGACTCCTTAATCATGATTGACTATGCCAATACCAGACGGCGGGAAGGACATAATGCCTTTGAGGCCATCTGCCAGGCAGGCATCCGCCGGTTCCGGCCCATTCTGTTGACCACCCTCACCACCTTCGGCGGATTGGGTCCCATGATTTTCGAAACGTCCCGTCAGGCCCGGTTCATGATACCCATGGCCATTTCATTGGGATTTGGAATTCTCTTTGCCACCGCCATCATGCTCGTGCTTATCCCCTGTCTCTATCTGGTCGTGGAGGATGTGTTGGGCATGTTCACCGTTACGGTCAACTCGCCTTCCCCCGTAAAAGTTCCGAATGAACCGGAAGCCATCGTTGCGGAGTGA
- a CDS encoding efflux RND transporter periplasmic adaptor subunit has product MVPPSHSNIRLILVKAVLPVLILALAGGIAFSIVQTAPQPERHPKPRQPRLVETVEINVTTQMLTIEAWGQVQPVHQITLRSQVNGKIISVNPELVPGGRFNAQETILRLEPADYALAVRQRQSDLAKARVALLLEEGNQVVAKQEFDLLGATINDQEKALVLRLPQLRAMKADVDAAAAALQSAKLALARTVIKAPFESTVVRHHVDLGTYVTTTTDLVTIAGTKEYWVELAIPMAQLRWITIPRTPDEPGSAVKLFQENVWGKEKFRTGRVVRLLTDLEPNGRMARLLVAIQDPLNLQAQHAPLPRVLLGSYLRAEIQGEKLSRLAKVDRRWIHDQDTVWLMNTDNTLEIRQVTIAYRGQHAVYISEGLETGDRLVVTDISAPTNGMPIRLNTSRSDTSVTPHGT; this is encoded by the coding sequence ATGGTACCCCCATCCCATTCCAACATACGACTGATCCTGGTGAAGGCGGTCCTGCCTGTTCTGATCCTGGCGCTGGCTGGAGGCATTGCGTTTTCGATCGTCCAGACCGCCCCACAACCTGAACGTCATCCCAAACCCAGGCAGCCCCGTCTGGTGGAAACCGTTGAAATCAATGTAACCACACAGATGCTGACCATCGAGGCTTGGGGACAAGTCCAGCCTGTTCATCAAATCACACTCCGGTCACAGGTGAACGGGAAGATCATTTCCGTCAACCCTGAACTCGTTCCCGGCGGTCGATTCAACGCACAGGAAACCATTCTTCGCTTGGAACCGGCGGATTATGCGCTGGCTGTCCGCCAACGACAATCCGATCTGGCGAAGGCCCGCGTGGCTCTTCTCCTCGAAGAGGGCAACCAGGTCGTTGCCAAGCAAGAGTTCGATTTATTGGGTGCAACAATCAACGACCAGGAAAAAGCCCTGGTCCTTCGCCTCCCGCAACTGCGCGCGATGAAAGCCGACGTGGATGCGGCCGCGGCGGCCCTGCAATCCGCAAAGCTCGCGCTGGCCCGCACCGTCATCAAAGCCCCGTTTGAGTCAACCGTCGTTCGCCATCACGTCGATCTCGGGACCTATGTGACCACCACCACTGATCTCGTGACAATTGCGGGGACGAAAGAATATTGGGTTGAGTTAGCGATCCCCATGGCTCAATTACGTTGGATCACGATTCCTCGCACCCCTGATGAACCAGGGTCCGCCGTCAAACTCTTCCAGGAAAATGTGTGGGGAAAAGAAAAATTTCGGACGGGCCGGGTGGTCCGGTTGCTGACCGATCTTGAACCCAACGGGCGAATGGCTAGACTGCTGGTGGCCATTCAAGACCCTTTGAATCTTCAAGCACAGCATGCGCCGCTGCCTCGCGTGCTGCTCGGTTCGTATCTTCGCGCTGAAATTCAGGGTGAGAAACTCAGCCGGCTGGCCAAGGTGGATCGTCGCTGGATCCATGATCAGGACACCGTGTGGCTCATGAATACCGACAATACACTGGAAATTCGTCAGGTGACGATCGCCTATCGCGGCCAACATGCGGTCTATATTTCTGAAGGTCTGGAAACGGGAGACCGCTTAGTGGTCACCGACATTTCCGCCCCCACGAATGGAATGCCCATTCGCCTGAATACCAGCCGTTCGGACACATCAGTGACTCCCCATGGAACCTAA
- a CDS encoding TolC family protein: protein MNTLQYGRAILTGIFLMLITGCLFDPQPIELKIQPPDSFSLSGQQALPDKWWEAFEDEALDRLIERALEDNPTLLATWDRLRQAEAIAVRDGAPRFPFLNGNSTASRSRTDLGTQTDRFAVGVSVAYELDLWGRVRAFGSAANFDAQASQADLTVAAITLSSQMAKTWYNLLEQRGQLALLEKQIATNEKVLQLVTLRFRQGVAAAADVLRQKQLVEQTRGKTKDVRAQIGTLSHQLAILLGKPPKSLEIPDNQALIRLPPLPSTGLPGELIQRRPDVQATFYQVQAADARVAAAIAERFPRIDLAGSITTNLTPTLTSGSFAAAPGGLFANWLATVSAQIVAPIFNAGARAAQVDLNKAARSEVLHNYEFTVLQAFQEVENALIRETQQRAKTSSLEDQFHIATQVIERLRARYLNGATAYLDVLNALNSQQELEREILTARRTLIDFRVDLAKALAGGWPMTKPEIRQLTISTG from the coding sequence ATGAATACCCTCCAATATGGTCGCGCCATCCTCACAGGCATTTTCCTGATGCTGATTACCGGATGTCTGTTCGACCCACAACCCATTGAATTGAAAATTCAGCCGCCCGATTCCTTTTCCCTTTCCGGCCAGCAGGCGTTGCCGGACAAATGGTGGGAAGCCTTTGAAGACGAGGCCCTGGACCGGTTGATTGAACGTGCGCTGGAAGACAACCCCACTCTGTTGGCCACCTGGGACCGCCTGCGACAGGCGGAAGCCATTGCGGTGCGTGATGGAGCCCCCCGCTTTCCATTCTTAAACGGAAACAGCACCGCCAGCCGGAGCCGCACGGATTTAGGCACGCAAACGGATCGTTTTGCTGTAGGAGTATCGGTGGCCTATGAGCTGGACCTGTGGGGACGGGTCCGGGCTTTCGGAAGTGCGGCGAACTTCGACGCACAAGCCAGTCAGGCCGATTTAACCGTCGCCGCGATCACCTTATCGAGTCAAATGGCGAAAACCTGGTATAACCTGCTCGAACAACGAGGCCAACTGGCGTTGCTGGAGAAACAGATAGCGACCAACGAGAAAGTCCTGCAATTAGTCACCTTGCGGTTCCGACAGGGCGTGGCCGCAGCGGCCGACGTCCTGCGACAGAAACAATTAGTGGAACAAACGCGTGGAAAAACCAAAGATGTCCGCGCGCAAATTGGAACGCTGAGCCATCAACTTGCCATTCTTCTTGGGAAACCGCCCAAGTCTCTGGAGATCCCCGACAATCAGGCGCTGATACGTCTTCCCCCATTGCCGAGTACCGGCCTACCCGGTGAGCTCATTCAACGGCGCCCTGATGTGCAAGCCACGTTTTACCAGGTACAGGCCGCCGATGCGCGTGTTGCGGCCGCCATTGCCGAACGTTTCCCGCGCATTGATCTTGCCGGGTCGATAACCACCAATCTCACCCCAACCCTGACCAGCGGATCCTTTGCCGCCGCTCCGGGAGGACTGTTTGCCAATTGGTTAGCCACCGTATCGGCACAAATCGTCGCACCGATCTTTAATGCGGGGGCGAGGGCGGCGCAAGTCGATCTGAACAAAGCCGCTCGGTCTGAAGTCCTTCACAACTACGAATTCACGGTCCTTCAAGCCTTCCAGGAGGTCGAAAATGCCCTGATTCGTGAAACACAACAACGGGCAAAAACCTCCAGCCTGGAAGATCAGTTCCACATCGCCACCCAGGTCATCGAACGCTTGCGAGCCCGGTATCTGAATGGTGCAACCGCCTATCTGGACGTGCTCAATGCCCTGAACAGTCAACAGGAGCTTGAACGCGAGATCCTGACCGCCCGGCGGACGCTCATAGATTTTCGGGTTGATCTGGCCAAGGCTCTGGCCGGCGGGTGGCCCATGACTAAACCTGAAATCCGTCAATTAACCATTTCCACCGGATAG